The proteins below are encoded in one region of Drosophila santomea strain STO CAGO 1482 chromosome 2R, Prin_Dsan_1.1, whole genome shotgun sequence:
- the LOC120444285 gene encoding NEDD4-binding protein 1 isoform X2 produces the protein MPKPAVKPNGFKKIRDHKQKNAPKRLKHNANQKNALNREVISKLLSSIKKKYAAQKNPHIKRRLDFRRRESPAKNVVLPKPRFFNHKDDSIEEGELIEELESSDDDDCVLLETPNESIRILDDDDDEPSTSDQQPKEIVTDYKGEAALRIAPKTENPVLYSTIVKGDFSESIINLDESSEADPSPIVENNDSVIFIEDTTGEDFIPIPSYSPPLRRGKKRRSARIAEAPKQKTARMNDSLFTTAEKKKLGDYNTNTFNPTEEAGETSDKPKTSKRFIIIDGSNVAFAHGNSNVFSSEGIKYCLQYFEKMGHEVKAVIPMFRKNNFKSSNPELLDKLHKEGKIVFTPCKNIPGQMSSSYDDRFILQLAYEKNAAVVSNDNYRDLINENPAFKKIVENRVLGYSWCDNIFILPKDPYGRWGPTLDEILRC, from the exons ATCGAGAAGTGATATCCAAGCTCTTAAGctctattaaaaaaaagtatgcaGCGCAGAAAAATCCTCATATCAAACGCAGGTTGGACTTCCGCAGAAGGGAATCGCCAGCAAAGAACGTCGTGCTTCCCAAGCCGCGGTTCTTCAACCATAAG GACGACAGTATAGAAGAAGGAGAACTCATCGAGGAGTTGGAGAGCAGCGACGATGACGACTGCGTGTTGCTGGAAACTCCGAACGAATCCATTCGCATTCTagatgacgacgatgatgagcCCAGCACAAGTGACCAGCAACCAAAAGAGATAGTTACAGATTACAAGGGCGAGGCTGCTTTGCGGATAGCgccgaaaactgaaaacccaGTTTTGTACTCTACTATCGTAAAAGGGGATTTTTCAGAGTCCATCATCAACTTGGATGAATCCTCCGAAGCAGACCCAAGTCCAATTGTTGAAAACAACGACTCAGTTATATTTATTGAGGACACGACCGGAGAAGATTTCATCCCGATCCCATCGTACTCGCCGCCGTTGCGGAGAGGAAAGAAGCGCAGAAGTGCTAGGATTGCGGAAGCGCCCAAACAGAAGACTGCGCGAATGAATGACAGCCTCTTCACCACTGCAGAAAAGAAGAAACTTGGAGACTATAACACCAACACATTTAATCCGACGGAGGAGGCAGGAGAGACCAGTGATAAGCCGAAGACGAGTAAGAGGTTTATTATCATCGATGGCAGCAATGTAGCCTTTGC CCATGGCAACTCAAACGTCTTTTCATCAGAGGGAATAAAGTATTGCTTGCAGTATTTCGAGAAAATGGGTCACGAAGTAAAGGCTGTGATTCCAATGTTTCGGAAGAACAACTTCAAGTCTTCGAATCCCGAGCTTCTCGATAAGCTGCACAAGGAAGGCAAGATTGTGTTTACGCCGTGCAAAAACATTCCCGGTCAAATGTCTTCTAGCTACGATGATCG tttcattttgcAACTGGCATACGAAAAGAATGCTGCCGTGGTTTCCAACGACAACTACAGAGACCTGATTAATGAGAATCCTGCCTTTAAAAAGATCGTTGAGAATCGAGTCCTTGGTTACTCCTGGTGCGACAACATATTCATTTTACCCAAGGATCCCTACGGCCGCTGGGGACCTACGCTCGACGAAATTTTGAGGTGCTAA
- the LOC120444284 gene encoding aarF domain-containing kinase 1 → MLLRRVLGYGVVGAGLASAGWSLHTNDYDPNSLGIVRLSRSAAAVVDVALTYKRELYYREWDKETPEYKAEKSRVHKIAAEKLLQLICINKGVYIKVGQHIGALEYLLPKEFVQTMKVLHSDAPQNPIEDLYKVIRQDLRCNPEDIFDSFEREPLGTASLAQVHKARLKTGEVVAVKVQHPYVKGNSRVDMKTMELAVNVLARIFPDFKIHWLVEESKKNLPVELDFLNEGRNAEKVAKQFEKYSWLRVPKIHWKYSSSRVLVMEYLEGGHVTDLDYIRRNKIDAFAVANRIGQLYSEMIFRTGFVHSDPHPGNILVRRTLKDSLEIVLLDHGLYANLTDKFRYDYSNLWLSILNVDRKAMRQHSEQLGIKGDLYGLFACMVTGRPWETVMQGLTKVQYSKEEKNTLQSNTSLVLPHISDVLEQVDRQMLLILKTNDLIRGIESTLRTQNRMTAFWVMSKCCVQSSYAEQRAKQSGSGSGSSRILWLRVRERWELFKLNCYYLYLGLINFGFLEALKQVI, encoded by the exons ATGCTGCTGCGACGCGTTCTGGGCTACGGAGTAGTCGGCGCCGGACTGGCCTCCGCCGGCTGGAGCCTGCACACCAACGACTACGATCCCAACTCACTGGGCATCGTACGGCTGTCGCGatccgccgccgccgtcgtGGACGTGGCACTCACCTACAAGCGGGAACTTTACTACAGGGAATGGGACAAGGAGACGCCCGAGTATAAGGCGGAGAAGAGCCGGGTGCACAAGATAGCCGCCGAGAAGCTGCTCCAGCTGATCTGCATAAACAAGGGTGTCTACATCAAGGTGGGTCAGCACATAGGTGCCCTGGAGTACCTGCTGCCTAAGGAGTTTGTGCAGACCATGAAAGTTCTTCACTCTGATGCGCCGCAAAACCCCATTGAGGACCTGTACAAGGTTATCCGACAGGATCTGCGCTGCAATCCGGAAGACATTTTCGACAGCTTCGAGAGGGAGCCCTTGGGAACCGCGTCCCTTGCCCAGGTACACAAGGCGCGACTGAAGACCGGCGAGGTGGTGGCCGTGAAGGTGCAACATCCCTACGTTAAGGGTAACTCCCGCGTGGATATGAAGACCATGGAACTGGCCGTAAATGTGCTGGCGCGGATATTTCCCGACTTCAAGATCCACTGGCTGGTTGAGGAGTCCAAAAAGAACTTGCCGGTCGAACTCGATTTCCTAAACGAGGGACGCAATGCCGAAAAGGTAGCCAAGCAGTTCGAGAAGTACTCCTGGCTTCGGGTGCCCAAGATACACTGGAAGTACAGCTCTTCCCGAGTCCTAGTCATGGAGTACCTGGAGGGCGGACATGTCACGGACTTGGACTACATACGACGAAATAAAATTGACGCATTTGCGGTGGCCAATCGCATTGGACAGCTCTACTCCGAGATGATCTTCCGCACCGGTTTCGTGCACAGCGATCCACACCCAGGAAACATCTTGGTAAGACGCACACTGAAGGACAGTCTGGAGATAGTTCTGCTGGATCACGGGCTCTACGCAAATCTGACGGACAAGTTCCGGTACGACTACTCCAATCTCTGGCTGAGCATCCTGAACGTGGACCGCAAAGCGATGCGACAACACAGTGAGCAGCTGGGAATTAAG GGTGATCTGTACGGTCTTTTCGCATGCATGGTGACGGGACGACCTTGGGAGACGGTGATGCAGGGCCTGACCAAGGTCCAATATTCCAAAGAAGAG AAGAACACGCTGCAAAGCAACACGTCGCTGGTGCTGCCGCACATCTCCGACGTGCTGGAACAGGTGGACCGTCAGATGCTGCTCATTCTGAAGACAAATGACTTGATCCGCGGAATCGAGTCCACGCTGCGCACGCAGAACCGGATGACAGCCTTCTGGGTTATGTCCAAGTGCTGTGTTCAATCCTCCTACGCTGAACAGCGGGCCAAACAGTCTGgctccggatccggatccTCGCGAATCCTGTGGCTGCGGGTGCGCGAGCGATGGGAGCTTTTCAAGCTCAACTGCTACTACCTCTACCTGGGACTGATTAATTTTGGTTTCCTCGAAGCACTCAAGCAGGTTATTTAG